A window of Bradyrhizobium sp. AZCC 1610 contains these coding sequences:
- the rnd gene encoding ribonuclease D, translating to MDLITTTSDLAAACSRLAQHKVITVDTEFLRETTYYPLLCVVQMASAEEAVVIDTLAPGIDLKPFFDLMGNEAVLKVFHAARQDIEIVWHQSGTIPHPIFDTQVAAMVLGYGDSIAYDQLVERVTGHRPDKTHRFTDWSRRPLTPEQMHYAVSDVTHLRDVFAALDADLKKRARSDWVSEEMEVLTSPRTYDFHPERAWERLKTRVRKPKELAVLMEVAAWREQEAQSRDVPRSRVLKDDAVGDIATHAPTSLERLAGLRSLPKGFDRSKWGTDIIAAVQRGLARDPQTLPKIEKPRGNSNGAATVELLKVLLRMTSERHAVASKVIATVDDLDQIAADDQADVAALHGWRRELFGEAALALKHGRLALAIEKGRVVRVDRA from the coding sequence ATGGATCTGATTACCACCACTTCCGACCTCGCTGCCGCCTGCTCCCGGCTCGCCCAACACAAGGTCATCACCGTCGACACCGAATTCCTGCGGGAGACGACGTATTACCCCCTGCTCTGCGTCGTGCAGATGGCGAGCGCGGAAGAAGCTGTCGTGATCGACACGCTGGCGCCCGGTATCGACCTCAAACCGTTCTTCGACCTGATGGGCAACGAGGCGGTGCTAAAGGTGTTCCACGCCGCCCGCCAGGACATCGAAATCGTCTGGCACCAGTCCGGCACGATTCCGCACCCGATCTTCGACACCCAGGTGGCGGCGATGGTGCTGGGTTATGGCGACAGCATCGCCTATGATCAGCTCGTCGAGCGCGTCACCGGCCACCGGCCCGACAAGACCCACCGCTTCACCGACTGGTCGCGCCGGCCGCTGACGCCGGAGCAGATGCACTACGCGGTTTCCGACGTCACCCATCTGCGCGACGTCTTTGCAGCCCTCGACGCCGACCTGAAGAAGCGCGCCCGCAGCGACTGGGTCAGCGAGGAGATGGAAGTCCTGACCTCGCCAAGAACCTACGATTTCCACCCCGAGCGCGCCTGGGAGCGGCTGAAGACGCGGGTGCGCAAGCCGAAGGAGCTCGCGGTGCTGATGGAAGTCGCGGCCTGGCGCGAACAGGAAGCGCAAAGCCGCGACGTGCCGCGCTCACGCGTGCTGAAGGACGATGCGGTCGGCGACATCGCCACCCATGCACCGACCTCACTGGAGCGCCTCGCCGGCCTGCGCTCGCTGCCGAAGGGCTTTGACCGCTCCAAATGGGGCACCGATATTATCGCGGCCGTGCAGCGCGGCCTTGCCCGCGATCCCCAGACGCTGCCGAAAATCGAAAAGCCGCGCGGCAATTCGAACGGGGCTGCGACCGTCGAACTCCTGAAAGTGCTGCTGCGGATGACGTCGGAACGCCACGCCGTCGCGAGCAAAGTGATCGCCACCGTCGACGATCTCGACCAGATCGCCGCCGACGACCAGGCCGACGTCGCCGCCCTGCACGGCTGGCGGCGCGAATTGTTCGGCGAAGCAGCGCTGGCGCTCAAGCATGGCCGGCTAGCGCTTGCGATCGAAAAAGGCCGCGTCGTCAGGGTCGACCGGGCGTAG
- a CDS encoding autotransporter outer membrane beta-barrel domain-containing protein — MRCSSQLSRARKIGIGHACARLVAIVFVLIGIMSAAQAQSPTPTPTPTPTPSPTPSPTPTVINSSVSSGAALTNLGSNFLERLGNQSSNGFNRLQRTNPGGGGASESTEAPRYRTWFEGYGNYTKTGAIGDFVGDSRKTWGGVAGIGARVAPGINIGFSVDQSRSAIDIPLALQSATIDLTQIGFTASVDSGPWTWANAVVHGFGNINSRRDTGLGIATAGYNARLDGVLSEIGYYWSKNQGRIVPKAAFEYVRAQTGSLQEIGGLDPVTATGATVQRGRLLIGAEIGHYWIFDGKIFDLSGYGKFVDNVVQNFSDITVSQGVQSLTFQGIGESRYGADAGASASLSFTNTARLYVNYDAKLRAAMQSHQGTVGLELKW; from the coding sequence ATGCGCTGCTCATCGCAGCTTTCGCGGGCACGAAAAATCGGGATCGGCCACGCGTGCGCGCGGCTGGTCGCGATCGTGTTCGTGCTCATCGGCATCATGTCCGCCGCGCAGGCGCAATCGCCGACGCCGACACCCACCCCGACACCCACGCCTTCACCGACGCCCAGTCCAACCCCGACGGTGATTAATTCGTCGGTGTCGTCCGGCGCGGCGCTGACCAATCTCGGCAGCAATTTCCTGGAGCGGCTGGGCAATCAGTCGAGCAACGGTTTCAACCGCCTGCAGCGGACCAATCCCGGCGGCGGCGGGGCCTCCGAGAGCACGGAAGCGCCGCGCTACCGGACCTGGTTCGAAGGCTACGGGAACTATACGAAGACCGGCGCGATCGGTGATTTCGTCGGCGATAGCCGAAAGACCTGGGGCGGTGTGGCCGGGATCGGTGCGCGGGTGGCGCCGGGCATCAATATCGGCTTCTCGGTCGACCAGAGCCGCTCGGCGATCGATATTCCGCTGGCGCTGCAATCGGCGACGATCGACCTGACCCAGATCGGTTTCACCGCTTCCGTCGATAGCGGGCCGTGGACCTGGGCCAACGCGGTGGTGCACGGTTTCGGCAACATCAATTCGCGCCGCGACACGGGGCTTGGAATTGCGACCGCCGGATACAATGCGCGGCTCGACGGCGTGTTGAGCGAGATCGGCTATTACTGGTCGAAGAACCAGGGCCGCATCGTGCCAAAGGCCGCGTTCGAATATGTCCGCGCCCAGACCGGTTCGCTGCAGGAGATCGGCGGCCTCGATCCCGTGACGGCGACGGGCGCCACCGTGCAGCGCGGGCGTCTATTGATCGGCGCGGAGATCGGCCATTACTGGATATTCGACGGCAAGATTTTCGACCTGTCGGGCTACGGCAAGTTCGTCGACAATGTCGTGCAGAATTTCTCCGACATCACCGTCAGCCAGGGCGTGCAGAGTCTTACGTTCCAGGGTATCGGCGAGAGCCGGTACGGCGCCGATGCCGGCGCCTCGGCATCGCTGAGCTTCACCAATACGGCGCGGCTCTACGTCAATTACGACGCCAAATTGCGCGCCGCGATGCAGTCGCATCAGGGAACGGTGGGGTTGGAGCTGAAGTGGTAG
- a CDS encoding protein adenylyltransferase SelO — protein sequence MTVHFPFQNTYSALPANFFARVAPTPVAAPRLIKLNRALAVHLGLDPDVLATPEGAEILAGKRLPDGADPIAMAYAGHQFGQFVPQLGDGRAILLGEVIDKAGVRRDIQLKGSGPTPFSRRGDGRAALGPVLREYIVSEAMFALGIPTTRSLAAVTSGENVMRETMLPGAVLTRVAASHIRVGTFQFFAARGDTDGVRALADHVIARHYPEIAGAERPYHALLEGVVARQADLVALWLLVGFIHGVMNTDNTSISGETIDYGPCAFMDEYNPAQVFSSIDELGRYAYANQPRIALWNLTRLAECLLPLFADEQDKAIEQAQMILGEFAEKFTAAYQAGLRKKIGLFTSRDSDEALVQDLLDAMAKNQADFTLTFRRLSDAALDADDDSVRAQFTDPAAFDEWAARWRQRLADEPQSAAERQAAMRAVNPAFIPRNHRVEAVIAAAVNNDYAPFEELLTVLSKPFEDQPEFAAYAEPPLPDQRVLRTFCGT from the coding sequence GGCCCTGGCCGTCCATCTCGGGCTTGATCCCGATGTGCTGGCGACCCCGGAAGGGGCCGAAATCCTCGCCGGAAAACGCCTGCCCGACGGCGCCGACCCGATCGCCATGGCCTATGCCGGCCACCAGTTCGGCCAATTCGTGCCCCAGCTCGGCGACGGCCGGGCGATCCTGCTCGGCGAAGTCATCGACAAGGCCGGTGTCCGCCGCGACATCCAGCTCAAGGGATCTGGCCCCACGCCATTTTCACGCCGGGGCGACGGCCGCGCCGCGCTCGGGCCGGTGCTGCGCGAATACATCGTCAGCGAGGCGATGTTTGCCTTGGGCATCCCCACCACCCGCTCGCTCGCCGCCGTGACCTCGGGCGAGAACGTGATGCGCGAAACCATGCTGCCCGGCGCCGTGCTGACCCGCGTCGCCGCCAGCCACATCCGCGTCGGCACCTTCCAGTTCTTCGCCGCGCGCGGCGACACCGATGGCGTGCGCGCGCTCGCCGACCACGTCATCGCCAGGCACTACCCTGAGATCGCCGGCGCAGAGCGCCCCTATCACGCCCTGCTCGAAGGCGTCGTCGCCCGCCAGGCTGATCTCGTCGCGCTCTGGCTTCTGGTCGGCTTCATCCATGGCGTCATGAACACCGACAACACGTCCATATCGGGCGAGACCATCGATTACGGCCCCTGCGCCTTCATGGACGAATACAACCCCGCGCAGGTGTTCTCCTCGATCGATGAATTGGGCCGCTACGCCTACGCCAACCAGCCGCGCATCGCGCTGTGGAATCTGACGCGGCTCGCCGAATGCCTGCTGCCGCTGTTTGCCGACGAACAGGACAAGGCAATCGAACAGGCGCAAATGATTTTGGGCGAGTTCGCCGAGAAATTCACCGCCGCCTATCAGGCCGGATTGCGCAAGAAGATCGGCCTGTTCACCTCACGCGACAGCGACGAGGCGCTGGTGCAGGACCTGCTCGATGCCATGGCCAAAAACCAGGCCGACTTCACCCTCACCTTCCGCCGCCTGAGTGATGCCGCTCTCGATGCCGACGACGACAGCGTCCGAGCGCAGTTCACCGATCCCGCCGCCTTCGATGAATGGGCCGCGCGCTGGCGCCAGCGCCTCGCAGACGAGCCGCAATCCGCCGCAGAGCGGCAAGCGGCGATGCGCGCGGTCAATCCGGCCTTCATCCCGCGCAACCACCGCGTCGAGGCCGTGATCGCGGCGGCCGTAAACAACGACTACGCGCCGTTCGAGGAATTGCTGACGGTGCTGTCGAAGCCGTTCGAGGACCAGCCGGAATTCGCGGCCTACGCCGAGCCGCCGCTGCCCGACCAGCGCGTGCTGCGGACGTTCTGCGGGACGTAA